A single genomic interval of Chitinophaga sp. 180180018-3 harbors:
- a CDS encoding metallophosphoesterase: protein MILIGDLHGGYPEILSRIRKFKMASTALIQVGDWGLGFQPVDDDLRVLRQTDDFLGSQHNMLYIIRGNHDNKWFWDNRDDFHLQNIRLVKDYEYLTIEDSKILFAGGGISIDRINRTQGKDYWPDEEIVWDAAALKGACEAGIDIMVSHIAPREAWPYTYDPLVQHFASRELAAGRNLTAALEDERKVMSEIFRDIKEAGCHTWYYGHYHASQVEEKEGITFRCLGIGEMYDAGNVKI, encoded by the coding sequence ATGATTTTAATAGGAGATCTTCATGGCGGATATCCGGAGATACTGTCACGGATCCGGAAATTTAAGATGGCATCTACAGCGCTCATTCAGGTTGGAGATTGGGGATTAGGATTTCAGCCTGTAGACGACGATCTGAGAGTACTCCGGCAAACAGATGATTTTTTAGGCAGTCAACACAACATGCTGTATATCATACGCGGTAACCACGATAATAAGTGGTTCTGGGATAACCGCGATGATTTCCATCTTCAAAACATACGACTGGTAAAGGATTACGAGTACCTGACAATAGAAGACAGTAAAATACTGTTTGCGGGTGGCGGCATTTCCATCGACAGGATCAACCGTACACAGGGAAAAGATTATTGGCCTGATGAGGAAATCGTCTGGGATGCCGCCGCGTTGAAAGGCGCCTGTGAGGCAGGCATAGATATTATGGTATCGCACATTGCTCCGCGGGAGGCATGGCCTTATACCTACGATCCGTTGGTGCAACATTTCGCCAGCAGAGAATTGGCGGCAGGAAGGAATCTGACAGCAGCACTGGAAGATGAACGGAAAGTGATGAGTGAAATATTCCGCGATATAAAGGAAGCTGGCTGCCATACCTGGTATTATGGCCACTATCATGCTTCCCAGGTGGAAGAAAAAGAAGGGATCACCTTCCGTTGCCTGGGTATTGGCGAGATGTATGACGCTGGTAACGTGAAAATATAA
- a CDS encoding virulence protein RhuM/Fic/DOC family protein: MQDDQILIYEHSEGDLRIDVKLENDTVWLTQDQMGLLFQKAKSTINEHINNIYKEKEIDQELTMKKFGISEFAKKPVNFYNLDVVISVGYRVKSPRGTQFRIWANKVLKDYLIKGYTIDQRRLREQARKLDELKQTVKLLGNVMESQALNTDEATGLLKVITDYTYALDVLDQYDHQVLQIESTTPENLFEVTYHSAMDAIKGLRDKFGGSSLFGNEKDESFQGSLAAIYQTFGGQFLYPSVEEKAANLLYFVTKNHSFSDGNKRIAAFLFVWFLDRNNILYHSNGSKKIADNALVALTLMIAESKPDEKEVMVKVVVNLINLKN; this comes from the coding sequence ATGCAAGACGATCAAATACTCATATACGAGCATTCAGAAGGTGATTTACGAATTGATGTTAAGTTGGAAAATGACACTGTTTGGCTTACTCAAGATCAGATGGGCCTTCTGTTCCAAAAGGCAAAGTCCACTATTAATGAACATATTAATAATATATATAAAGAAAAAGAAATTGATCAGGAGCTAACTATGAAGAAATTCGGAATTTCCGAATTTGCTAAGAAGCCGGTTAATTTCTATAACCTGGATGTGGTGATTTCTGTGGGCTATCGGGTTAAATCTCCACGGGGAACTCAATTTCGCATCTGGGCAAATAAAGTATTGAAAGATTATCTGATCAAAGGATATACTATCGATCAGAGACGTTTGCGGGAACAGGCACGAAAATTAGATGAGTTGAAACAAACCGTAAAGCTCCTGGGAAACGTGATGGAGAGCCAGGCTTTGAATACAGACGAAGCAACAGGTTTGCTGAAAGTGATCACTGATTATACCTACGCCTTAGATGTGCTGGATCAATATGATCACCAGGTGCTTCAAATAGAATCGACCACTCCTGAGAATCTGTTTGAGGTTACCTATCATTCCGCAATGGACGCAATCAAAGGGCTCCGCGACAAATTCGGTGGAAGCAGTTTGTTTGGAAATGAAAAAGATGAATCTTTTCAAGGGTCACTGGCGGCTATATATCAAACGTTCGGTGGACAATTCCTATATCCCAGTGTAGAGGAGAAAGCAGCTAACTTACTATATTTTGTTACGAAGAACCATTCCTTTTCTGATGGGAATAAACGTATTGCGGCGTTTTTGTTTGTTTGGTTTCTGGATAGGAATAATATTCTATATCATTCGAATGGCTCAAAAAAGATTGCTGATAATGCGTTAGTGGCTTTGACGCTGATGATTGCAGAGTCTAAGCCGGATGAGAAGGAAGTGATGGTGAAGGTGGTGGTGAATTTGATTAATCTGAAGAACTGA
- a CDS encoding AraC family transcriptional regulator, producing MEAIIQQLYNSSICTVHNFLCQCQQCKLSGKEYQETFSIAYIRSGNFVFKVFRNDLDAYNGLFLVCKPGYEHQVAHVHDMPDQCTIFSFPAESIAQLEEQAAGINWFLKNPDLQSILIKATPDMEFLHHRIFALLQQSRFPRLWAEQLMMELFVLVVSGGAERKPLPLLSMKQKKNYLPVISAVKDFISDHLSDDISLQQLADHGYMSPFHFNRLFKQITGFGPYGYLVQVRLKQADLQLRHTSQPVTGIAFDTGFNSLEHFSAAYKKQYGKSPSQVRR from the coding sequence ATGGAAGCGATCATTCAACAACTATATAACTCCTCCATTTGCACGGTACATAATTTCCTCTGCCAGTGTCAGCAATGCAAATTGTCTGGTAAAGAGTATCAGGAAACCTTTTCTATTGCTTATATCCGCAGCGGAAATTTTGTGTTTAAAGTTTTTCGTAACGACCTGGATGCTTACAACGGTCTTTTCCTTGTCTGCAAACCAGGATATGAACACCAGGTGGCGCATGTACATGACATGCCTGATCAGTGCACTATTTTTTCTTTCCCCGCTGAAAGCATTGCTCAGCTGGAAGAACAGGCAGCTGGTATCAACTGGTTTCTGAAGAACCCCGACTTACAGTCTATCCTCATAAAAGCAACGCCTGATATGGAGTTCCTGCATCACAGGATCTTCGCACTGTTGCAGCAATCCCGCTTTCCACGTCTATGGGCGGAACAGCTGATGATGGAATTGTTTGTGCTGGTGGTATCGGGAGGTGCAGAACGCAAACCGCTGCCATTGCTCAGCATGAAGCAAAAGAAAAATTATCTTCCTGTGATCAGTGCTGTAAAAGATTTCATCAGTGATCACCTGTCTGATGACATCTCCCTGCAACAACTGGCTGATCATGGGTATATGAGCCCCTTCCATTTCAATCGTCTATTTAAACAAATTACCGGCTTTGGGCCTTATGGCTACCTTGTTCAGGTACGACTGAAACAGGCCGATCTGCAGCTGCGGCATACCAGTCAGCCGGTTACCGGTATTGCTTTTGATACAGGCTTCAACAGCCTGGAACATTTCTCTGCTGCCTACAAGAAACAATATGGAAAATCTCCGTCGCAGGTAAGACGTTAA
- a CDS encoding DUF6683 family protein: MKKLRSVILLLSGFFFFLSAKGQDAASIMLNQQMNNQAGLINIQQMQRSFDAQNEAGKRAATSGNSRLPETNAWKVDHAPLISRKLRTQYIANIATSNGQEVAGKTDKFFGDIQTTFGKMTAPFGLHQNNYVDVVTAYLVVMWMSVNRQTQVPSIANVQAVRRQCQHSLSSGKVSRPTAQQLQLAAETFMYQACSAVAMREQAVRDANPKLLDKLATQASAILSKEHIYLNNVALTNNGFTKK; the protein is encoded by the coding sequence ATGAAAAAGCTTCGTTCAGTTATTTTATTACTGTCTGGATTTTTCTTTTTTTTATCAGCAAAGGGGCAGGATGCGGCCTCCATTATGCTGAATCAGCAAATGAACAACCAGGCAGGACTAATAAATATCCAGCAAATGCAACGTTCCTTCGATGCACAAAACGAAGCCGGCAAACGGGCTGCTACATCCGGAAACAGCCGCCTGCCGGAAACCAATGCATGGAAGGTAGATCATGCCCCTCTCATCTCCCGTAAACTCCGTACACAGTACATCGCTAACATTGCTACATCCAATGGGCAGGAAGTAGCAGGAAAAACAGATAAATTTTTCGGAGATATTCAGACCACATTCGGAAAAATGACCGCTCCTTTCGGCCTGCATCAAAATAATTATGTAGATGTGGTAACGGCTTACCTGGTAGTCATGTGGATGTCGGTAAACAGGCAAACACAGGTACCATCTATAGCAAATGTACAGGCAGTGCGCAGGCAGTGCCAGCATAGCCTGAGTTCCGGTAAAGTTAGCAGACCAACTGCACAACAACTACAGCTGGCGGCTGAAACCTTCATGTACCAGGCTTGTTCGGCAGTGGCCATGAGAGAGCAGGCTGTTCGCGATGCTAACCCAAAACTGCTTGACAAACTAGCTACTCAGGCATCCGCCATACTTTCGAAAGAGCATATTTATCTGAATAATGTAGCGCTCACCAACAATGGATTTACCAAAAAATAA
- a CDS encoding AraC family transcriptional regulator → MSKSVKYSRNDEITDAYFEILNKHLHDIVEGRVVKMLELSEIARAMYISPQHLSDTIKLTKGYAPCYFYDEKILIEAKKMLAETELPIAEIARILTYDPSNFSKFFKRKLKETPGQYRERIKK, encoded by the coding sequence ATGAGCAAATCGGTTAAATACTCAAGGAACGATGAAATAACAGACGCTTACTTTGAAATCTTGAATAAACATCTGCATGATATAGTAGAAGGAAGAGTCGTGAAAATGCTTGAACTGTCAGAGATTGCCCGCGCTATGTATATCTCTCCCCAACATTTAAGCGATACCATCAAACTCACTAAAGGGTACGCTCCCTGTTATTTTTATGATGAAAAAATTTTGATAGAAGCAAAGAAAATGTTGGCAGAAACAGAGTTGCCGATCGCAGAAATTGCAAGGATATTAACGTATGACCCCTCCAACTTTTCCAAATTCTTTAAAAGAAAATTAAAAGAAACCCCCGGCCAGTACAGGGAAAGAATAAAAAAATAG
- a CDS encoding DinB family protein → MKKQLLATLENARNYTLNVAGAMPADKYHFKPAPESWSFNELMHHIGYGIIWWKENYVQQTATPWDPPAVTKSASATRKYLSDNFDMLQESIGEITLDEKAVNGFHATIDHITHHRGQATVYLRCCGITPPEYGY, encoded by the coding sequence ATGAAAAAGCAATTATTAGCTACCCTCGAGAATGCCCGGAATTATACACTGAATGTGGCCGGGGCTATGCCTGCCGATAAATATCATTTCAAACCGGCGCCCGAAAGTTGGAGCTTCAATGAGCTGATGCATCATATTGGCTATGGTATAATATGGTGGAAAGAGAATTACGTCCAGCAAACAGCTACCCCTTGGGATCCGCCGGCAGTAACGAAAAGCGCATCGGCCACCCGGAAATATCTGTCGGATAATTTTGATATGCTTCAGGAAAGTATCGGAGAAATTACGCTGGATGAAAAAGCAGTGAACGGATTTCACGCTACTATCGATCATATCACGCATCACAGAGGACAGGCAACGGTGTATCTGCGTTGCTGTGGCATCACTCCTCCGGAGTATGGCTATTGA